In Myxococcales bacterium, a single genomic region encodes these proteins:
- a CDS encoding transposase: IDQYVRWYNEKRIHSALGYRTPNEVEAAYLTLKAA; the protein is encoded by the coding sequence ATCGACCAATATGTCCGCTGGTACAATGAAAAACGAATCCACTCGGCGCTCGGTTACCGGACGCCGAACGAGGTCGAAGCGGCTTACCTCACCCTAAAAGCCGCCTAA